The genomic segment ATGCTTCTTTATATGTAGCATACAGTACTCCAGCCACTGTCTTAATGTCTTCAAAACATGTCGCACCTTTCACTATAttcaataaaattttgagataaaaCAAGTCGCCAGCTGATGGGTGGATATGTACTATCCTGCCAATAGCAAAACCTTGTTTCCTCCTTGTCCAGGTCTTTGTAGAGTTCCACACATAATATTTTGGGAATTCTACATATGTAAGGTCAAAGGCCTTCTTTTTTGATATGTATCCTACATCAGttgcctctttctctcttttgtttgtagCCATCCATTCAGTGAGCATTGTCTTCTCAACATCTTCTCTTGATAGAATGTTCTCCAAACGTTGCAACTGGTCAAAAAGCAATCTCTGTTGATCTTGAAGATGTATATGTAGTCGTATCACTGCTGGCTTGTGATAATGGATGTGGAATGCAAATATTCTCCAAATTGCTTCACATGCAGAGACGTAGCGACAATCAAGGTACTCACTGATCTCATCAataggttcagattcttcttttttagagtgttttctttttttcccttctcTCGGTCTCACTATTACAAACGTTGCTTTGTCCACACCTTTTGTGATATATTTGAATAGATACTTCACTGCGCTTGTCTTACAACACCACTCAACATTTATATGTGCTTTATACTTTTTCAGCAGGTTGAAGTTATGTGGGACTACATGGCGATTGTCTAATCTTGTGACACCtttgaaaacaaatttggacTCATCGTTGCGTCGCCGGTAAAGAACGTAACCAGAGTTGTCAATGCTAGTGTTGTCCACAAATGCTCTAGGGAACTTTTTACTGCATGCACCATTCTCCATGCATGGTGAGAACGGTCTTTCTAAACCACAAGGCCAATGCATCATTTGCTGCTCAACCAGTTCAAAGCCTTCCGTATCTGTTTCCTTATCTGGTAATTCAGCTGATATGAATTTGTCAATCACAACTGGTTCTGGGTTTTTGCTTGTACCTTCTAGCCACAATAGAATGTGTGCGTGGGGGAGACCTCGTTTCTGGAACTCTATTGTGTACACTACTGCAGAATTGAAAGTCAAATTCATTTAGGTTTTAATGTTTCTCTCTGTGTGTATATGTTAGTTAtggattaagaaaaattattataccTGCTACAGGAAGAGGAAAGAAGAGTCCTTTGTTAAAATCTCCCAGCATCTCGTCTAGTTTCATTTTGAAGACTCTTGATTGAAGGTCAGGCCTTAAGTTCGATCCTTCTGTAGTATAAGTTTGTAGATGCTCTGTCAACTCTGGCCAATTTGGATTTGCTGTGAAGGTGATAAATAAATCAGGATTTCCAAACCATCTACATAAAGCCATCGCATCATGGTACTTCTCTACCATATATCGTGGACCTGCAGTAAAACTTGAtggtaatattattcttttccCAATCCGTTTAGCATCAGTTTCTCCTCTTTCAACAGCATCGTAGACATTGTTATATAAATTagctcttaattttttttgattcagaGCTATAAAACGTAGTCTTTCTTGTTTTGTCGCTGTGTAGGCATCAACAATGTATTGATGAAATAATCTGCCTCCCTTAGTGATAGTCATACCTTCTGATAATCTTGTCTGAATCTGGTAAGCATAATACTCTCTCATTGTCATATATGATCTCTTTACTTGGCTCCGTCCTATTGAATGGTATGGAATTTCATCATGATATCCTGATTCACCATAAGGGAACAGTAGAGGGTACTGAAGACTCATATATAGAGGATGAAGATCACTAATTCTTTGTAATTCAGAAGACTTAAATTGCAAGATGACATCTCTTCCAGCAGTCGCTGTACTAAAATCTCCAACTATTAATCCAGCAATCTCATCTGCAGTAGGTAAGTCATACTGTTTTCCTTTCTTTGCTTAGCTTATCAATCTGATATTGAATTCAGAGCTTGGTCCATCTTGATACCTATCCCTTGCTTTTCTGAAAACCTTTGCTAGTTCATTTGTTCTATCTAGCATTGTTATTAAAATACCTACAGTTTCTTCATCAACTGGTTTCCCTTTACCTCCCGCTGGCATCTTCTGCATACGATTTTTGATTTCATTTGTTGTATCAAAAATGTAAAGCTGTAGAAAAGACGGGTGCTTCCCATCTTCTGGTAATAGAGACCCAATAGAGTGGTAATTTTGGCCATGGATTTTGTAAGTATAGGGTCCTTGTGTTCCTGTCACTGTATGATCAACTTTCCCACCAGTTGATGTAAATGCTAGCATCGAGTTCAGTACACGCATGTTACGACGATAATCTGATGATTTATTGTACAGCTTCTCTAGTTCAGGAGGTGGTGCACAAACTTTTGGTAGTCTTACGCGACCTTGTTGACAACATAATGTTTGATTTCTCGTTTCTGTTTTCCATAGCAGGGCATCACAAAATTGGCAGGTCACAATACTGGTGGCGGTAGATAGCTCTGCAATCGTTGTAGAGGTTAGTTGGAACTTATGTTTAGTTAGTTTATGAGGGATGTAAGAAAGCATAATAATAACagtataattattaattaagtatGGAAATTAGAATATTTAGTTGAGTTTCGCCAACCTGATTGCAAGTCGTAATGTTCGAGCTCTTGTACATTGACCTGGACATTGTCATATGGAAATATGAGACCTGAGGATATCTAAGTGAACCAATATTGTTGTGTATAGAGTggttatatatacttttctcTTTAATGATTCATGGGAGAGGTTTGTAAAATTTGGTGATTCGGTGAAGTATTTTTCACTTAGCCATGGTTGGCGTAGCTTTCCATCTGTAAGAGTAACATGAGCAATGtcagaacttttaaaatttctaaagtGACTATCTATGTGAAGCTGAAATGTCaaatttttagcaaaataaCATGAACAATATAGAGCT from the Camelina sativa cultivar DH55 chromosome 12, Cs, whole genome shotgun sequence genome contains:
- the LOC104733743 gene encoding uncharacterized protein LOC104733743 yields the protein MVEKYHDAMALCRWFGNPDLFITFTANPNWPELTEHLQTYTTEGSNLRPDLQSRVFKMKLDEMLGDFNKGLFFPLPVAVVYTIEFQKRGLPHAHILLWLEGTSKNPEPVVIDKFISAELPDKETDTEGFELVEQQMMHWPCGLERPFSPCMENGACSKKFPRAFVDNTSIDNSGYVLYRRRNDESKFVFKGVTRLDNRHVVPHNFNLLKKYKAHINVEWCCKTSAVKYLFKYITKGVDKATFVIVRPREGKKRKHSKKEESEPIDEISEYLDCRYVSACEAIWRIFAFHIHYHKPAVIRLHIHLQDQQRLLFDQLQRLENILSREDVEKTMLTEWMATNKREKEATDVGYISKKKAFDLTYVEFPKYYVWNSTKTWTRRKQGFAIGRIVHIHPSAGDLFYLKILLNIVKGATCFEDIKTVAGVLYATYKEACYIRGILDDDKEWHDVLKEVSQWATAYQICYLFVTLLLYCEVANPRELWNKNWRYLAEDVQHNRRKVFDFNGLDLNNVELEQYALI